The genomic segment AGTGCCCAAGATCCAAGTTGTCAATACCCAGGTGGGACAATGGGCAGAAAACAGAATAAAGTTATAAATACTCGATAGGCCAAGAGAACAAACAACGAATACTGAATTTTTTGACTGAGGTTCTACAAATCATCTTATTAGAGACTTTGGCTAGAACAAATTCATTGGACACAAATTTGCCACCATACTTGAGTATGAAACTAGACCTTAAAAGAGCAGGGGAGAAAAACTTGTGTCTTGAACTTgctgtttatttttattttgagggTGACAATTTTTTACCGTACCGTGAAAACTTTTCAGGATCAGATGCGTGCTCTTGAGTTAATTCAGAACGATCCAGAACTTTCCAGCTTATTGATGATCCAAGCACCACTCGTTGATGTTGAGATAAGAGGTGTTCCGGCTCTCAAATTTCTCGGTGACATTATTTGGAAATGACTTACACACAGTACTAGGTTAAGTATGAATActctttttattactatttaaatttttaagtcaTTTTGCCTCAGCATTTTTAGAATCAAATCATATAATTTGTGATTATTCTTAACCGAAAATCATATGGTTTATAATTATgctgaaatttgaatttcttctTTACTTTAACATTGCTAGGCTAAATTTAGGAATTTGCTGAAGCTGGCCGTTGAACTATAGACACGTTACATGACATCAAGGCCATTTATGTAACGAAAGCTGCAAATCAGAGGAGATTTTCTGGTCCTGGCACTTCTTATATAGGCTAGGCACTGGCTTCCAGTATTTACAAGCTACAGTTTCGAAACACGAAAGCTTATTGGTTTTTCACGTTATAAATCTTGTATCTGGACTAATTCTTTTTAGCTTGCCCTCATTTGGGCCTTTTTGTTGGCAGCAATaatgatttttatgttttgaattgttgACAGAACGATATTCTTGATATACTCACgaaattatatataagaaaagttCAAAtgatctcattatttttaaatatgggTGTGTTTATGATTCGGACTGTAAAATTCAACAATTAAAAGCAACGAAAATTAACATTACTATAATACAAAAAACACAGCCAGAAGAGGTGGACGTGCAACTATGACATGACTAATCGATCACATCTAACATGCATAGTTAGGCCAAAAACCAATATCATGCCTAAAAAAATTACCGGACATTATTGAAATCATGAGAATCCTAACGTAATCTCTGTTAACTCCAATTTGTACAACTCAGATTTGTCAGAGGTAAAATTCGAGGCCTGAAGTTTGGTTGACCTTACTTCTTTCGGAAGGTTACCATGCAGAAAAATGCTATAGCTCGGCCAATTACACCCATAAGAATGAGGATGGATATGCACAAACTCCAATCATGAAGATTGTAGCCACTTTTCAAAAGTGAACCACAACGAGTTATGAGCCACACCCCCTGATACCTGTATAATGAAATTAACTGTATATTCAGTACGCGGATTCAAGTGCAAAAAATTTAGAGGATTCATCATTTGCATTAAGGATTGGACTGTGGACCAAATAAATATGCTACCAAATGGCTTCCTACGCTAAAAGCTATAGCTGTGAAGGACAAATAGTATTGAAATAGATGCTTCTGAATAACAAAATTATCAACGCTCCAAAAGAGTGAAAACCTTGTATCAAAGACATCACTCGGGTGGGAAGAGGATCATGTATGAGTTTTAAACATGTACTAGGATAAGAAACTCAGATGGTTCAAGGTAGCTTAATTCTAATCAAGACCAACGCAGATCTCAAATAATCACGAAGCTAAAAGCCAGACTCCTAAATGCAGaaggaacttaaataaataGTCTGATAATCAGTGATTAAAAGGTTGTGCGCACTTGGAATCTAAAATGCATAACTTGCTATATGCATAACTTAGCACACATACCGTGTCCAAGTGCACACATATCTTGCTATATGCATTTACAAAACGATCTCCAATAAAGCCAAACATATCAAAGTAGTTTTTTCCTTCAAGaggtttaataatttaatatatcaataGTATCCTGGACTGTTTACCTTTCAGCATTTGAAACAACTAATGCTTGTAAAGCCCACTTAGAGTAGCATAAATTAGCTATATCCTTCAAAATTTTAGTATCTTTTCGTTGTGTTGCAACGAGAGTTAAAACAACGGGAAGAAGTACTGACCACTGCAAAAGACAAATGTTTTAGAGAAATGGAAACATAATGACGAGTAATATTTAATTGGGATTAGTAAAAGTTTTATGGTCAGCTCTAATACTTACTAACTGGGCAGCACCAGGTTCAAAAAATATGGACAGTGCATATGCTATACCAGTAACACAGTACACAAGACAAAGCAGCACAATATAATTATCTGCAAAAGTTGATCTCGGATTGGTGAAGAAATAGAACATAGAAAGGTACACCACAGGTTTAATCACTGTGTTAAAATGATCTAGGGTGTCTTTAGAGAGAAAATAAGCCAAACTGCTCATGCCAGAATCACTCTCCCTCCAGTAGTGTAATTTTTCCGAGGAAAATGATCTCAAGGCCGCTATTTTGCACAGAAGAGCTGAAATTTACAACAATGGATAAGGATAAAGATGCTCACGTGAATGCTAGGGAGATTATTTGCAATGATATTTATATGACTTACATACAGCAATCACCGTATAGGTGTAACCAGCTGCACCAAACGTTTGCTCACTGCCTTTTGTAAGTGATCCTAAGCAGGCTCCAGCAAGTAACAAAATAAGATAATCTATGGCTTGCATCCTAGCTTCTCGTAAACGCTGCTTCCCAACCCTGAAATAACATTAGCATGGAGAAAGTAccataaactaacaaaaaaatgCGGATGACAAATTATTAGAAGTTTATTAGCTGCAGTCAGTCCTGTAAAAAATAATAGCAccaaatgaaataattgtagagaaataattaaacaaatcaGTAAATATTAAGTGCGACGAATACCATAGATAAGTTCCACTTTGGTTTCCCTTTATTGTTATATAGTAGCATACAAGGATAGGAAGAAGTAGTAAGGGAATTGACCATCATATGATCATACAAAAAggttttatttctatttttccttCTCCGTGCGTCCCTTATAAAACAGAACCTTGGACCATGATAAAGTCAGAAAGAAATGTAACCATTGAATCTCCAGCGTTGACAAAATCCAGTTCATGGCACACTTTCAAAACACTTACACTTAAACTAGTAATCCTCAAGGTAAAAATTATCTGatttaaggaaaaaatatgACTTCCAAGTTGGTAACACATTAAGTCATTAGATGACTTACCGTATAAGAAAATACTTATATTGCTTGAAAACGCCAGGAGTTTTCCGGTCAGATAAATCcttggatttaaaaaaattgtgtctTATCTTCTCCCCCCTCAGTTCCACATTGTTTCTCATGTCTTGCCATAATTCTCCAGCAAAGGTTTTGTCTGCATGACCGGATCCATGGGGATCAATTTCATTAGCTGAATTTACACTGTGTGACATATCATATTGAACCGCATTCTGCCTCATGTCAAGAGGTATTGGATATCCGTTATGAAGCATCCATCTAACTGGCAGGTCCTTGTAACTAAGTCCTGAGCTTCCACCAGGTGTTGTCAGGCCCTCCAAAATGTCAATGAAGTAATCTGGAGGATTAATCCGCTCTGGAATGTTGATCCCCAGGCCCAAAAAGTATTCTTCAACTTTCTTTGCAGATCCGTGATAGACAGTAAGACCACCTTTTCCCAGAAGTATCAGGTCATCAAACATCTTGTACAAAGCATAGCTGAAACAGAAGGTTACAGCCGTTAAAAATGAAAGCGACACTAGTGTTATTCAAGTTATGATAATAAATCTGTctcaattcaaagaaaaaatgtaCATAAGACGTTACAATATAAAACATCCAAGCTTTTCTACAGAAGTAGTCATAAAATATGCACATCACAATAAATGAGATAAAATTCTTGTACAGTAAATGGTACTGGCAGCTGAAAAAGAAAGAGCACCGATGCAAGCAATATCCCAATAACGCAGATATAGGGTTAAAAATTTACCTGGGTTGGTGAACCACCATGCAAATGTTCACTCCCTCAAGAGCTTCGCGTCTTAGTGCTCTTAGAAGCAGCTGAGAAGATGCACTGTCTAAGCCAGATGTGGGTTCATCCAAGATCAATAGTGAAGGTTCCATAACCATTTCCAATCCAACGTTTACACGCTTCCTTTGGCCTCCAGAGATCCCTCGCTTTTCCACAGTTCCAACCAAGGAATTACGCACTGATTGAAGCCCCAAGAATTCAATAACTCTTTCGACAACCAGAACTTTTTCTGGTTTTGACAAGTCAACAGATAGCCTTTCACAAAAGTTCAATTAAATTAGGCATAAGTATAAGAAGACAAGCAAGGCTAAGACGAGAGAAATCTGATATCATTTTTAGAATATACAGCTATTATAATGTCAAACAATGTAATGTACCTGCACTGTGCACTGAACCAGAGATTCTCTTCCACTGTTAGGTTTCCATGAACTATATCATCTTGTGGCACAAAGCCAGTAATTTTCTTAAAGGAATGGATTGATTCATTCCTTCCATTTATAAGAATTGAACCAGTGACCGAGCATCCTAATGCCTTTCCAGCTAGAGCTGAAAGAAATGTTGTCTTGCCGGCCCCTGATGGACCCATGACAGCTGTGATGCGGCCAGGTTTAATTTTCCCGGTAACATATCTCAATATATGCTTGTTTTGAGCTTTCAATGTAAGAGTCAGATCCTTGAAAGAAATTTCAATTAAAGGCCTTTTCCTTCTTTCAGTGTTTGTCGCCATTTTAATTACCCCCGAGAAGGTAAgcttcttgttttctttttgctgAGCTTTCTCTTTTTCAAGCTGAGAATATGCATACTTAAAAATTTGGCTATGAGTATGTGGTTGTTTTCCCTTTGACACATTTGCTGTGACACTTTTACCTCTAGTTTCTATTTCTGTATCAGGATCATTTTCAATATCATCAATATCAGGATCATTTTCAATTTCGTGTATCATCTGCATCAGACCACTGGgttcttttccctttttatttgtTGCCACAGATGAACTTGCAACCATGCTTGAAGTTTTAGGTCGTGGATGTGATAACAATTCAACGTCTGCTTCAGAATTTGCTTGTttcagaattttaaatttttccaGATTTGCTGCATCCTTCTTGAAGGTGCGAGATAGTTGAGCTTGCAGCCCCACTGCACCCTTCTTAGTTGCATCTTTTGCAAATTGCCATCTTTGGCGCGCATTTGCAGTCTTCCTTGCACTTCTAGCTGCTGCTTCTCTAGATTTGGCTACTCTTCTTTCCCTAGTAGTGAGAACTTGGTCAGAACAATTGTAAATAATGAGTAGCAAAGTACTCAAAGCAGCCTGCATAAGCAGTTAAAGAGTGTTAACTTCCACATGGTCTCTGTGTGTGCACATGTTTGTCTATTTAAGTTTCTCAACATGACATTGTTCTAAGAAATTGACCATGattcataaatcatattttcaCCATGAAAAACAGAAACCATAAAATAAGTGAATATATATCCCAATACATACTTTAGTCACAAATGTTGGTACTTTCACctttgataatcaattaaaaggATAACCCAATGAACTAAATACGACTTCGGCTATTCAGTGATGTATATCAAAGGAAAGGAAGAAATCTATGGAGAGAGACTGAATGATGGATACAAAGAGAACAGGTAAAAAGTAGACTAATGACTGGGGAAATTGAAGTCAAGGAAAATTTTCAGTTCTCAATTCAAATGTTTAGTTCTCTACAAATCAAAGTACTAAGCCATCCTCCAgttaaatttggaaaaaaaaattctaaattgcTTAAAGTGCTAATAACTCCCAATTTATTAAAGTACactaatattaaaactaaaattacaaaattccCATAACAATTAAATTCCAACCAATTCAACTATATATCATTGTTTTAATTCCATATGTTCAGAAATAACTTACAATGAGCATAATTCCATATGCACGCATATTTTGGGTTGCTGTGTTTGAATTACATGAACTCAACTTGAAGCATCCTACAAGATAATCAGTAAATGGTCATATGTACTCTGCATATATACAGTCAAAAATTGATCAGTAAAAATGAAACTTGAATAATGCTGCAAGAATTCACAATTCACAATATCTTACTTTTCTCGGATGTGGAACCCATCCTGCAGTAATGTCTGAAATTTCAAGGGAAAATGTTAACGAACTTCCCAACAACGAAACAGTCTAACAAGTATactaaaaattaactaaattggTCATGTCTTGGCAAGATAAGCAAAAGCTTAATGTATTCCATTGCAGCAGTGCGAGATCACTATTAAAAAGCTTTAACCACTTCATTTTACTTTTGGAATAGTTATAAATCCTCTTAATAATATTTCCAATTATCAAATGAAAACAGCATTGAATGTTTTCCTTGCTGAGATGTAACATGCATCTTTTTTcgtttaatacattatttattaaatatgagaagAATGTTTCGAGAGGATATATCAAAACTGTTACTTCTAAAACCCAAATTTGATAGCGTATAGTAATAAAGTTTTGGAGCAAAATAATACCCACTACTGCAAGAAATTCTTTTTGTGGTGGTTGGACAATACGATCCAGCTGAGCAAAATATGTCACTACTGCTACTAACGTCAGCCCAAACATTTGCTCCACCACAGGTATGATTTGGCTGCATTGGAGGCAGCTGATAAAGATATCTGTagaaatatatttgttaattaatttcataacaGCGGGAAAGCAGCAAATCAAGGAAAAATATCAAATCTTTGATCCAGAATTAGAACTCACGGTTCACATACGCCAGTTGTTTTATTGAGTTTAGCAAGAGGACAATATGAACCTAGAGGGCATGCTTCAAGAACAATGTTGTAAATGCCAAAAAAGACAGAATGGAAGCATCAGAGACAGATTTTAAGATATATGCATCGACAATAgctagttttattataattgatatcaATATGCTATAATAATATTGGCTTTTCATTGCAGAAATTACGAATGAATCACACTCACCAGTACAAGATACATTTCCAAAGATATGAATTACTCTGCACAAATGTAAATCTTGAATatctatttaaaattctttgttgaatctttaaagttaaaaagttcCAAACAGTGTGAAGAAGCTTGAAAGTTGAATTAAAAGTTGCTAAAGAAGCTATTTGCAGTCATCTtggtaaaaatataatttaaagattTTAAGTCAGTGTACTTACGTATCATGCATGTGATACCATGAGGACAAAAGAAGCCTTCACAACATGGTTGACAGTTTGAAGTTCTTGCAGGTATCTCCTTGGAATTTTTAAGATCAACCTTCTGGCTTGAGAGATCACTACAGGCCCATCCTGGCTCACAACCAGAGACCCACGAGGTTAAATTGCAGTTCTTGTTAGGCTTTAAATAATTGGCACTTAAGGATTTCGCCAATAAACTATCCAATAAAAACTTCACTTCTGCTGCTGTACACAAACGTTTTGCAATATCTCCTGTTACATCATCAGAGTCCAAAACATAAGAGTAGTCTTATGAGACAAATAGagttgtaattagagaaaatatctatagaatcttcataattaaagaaaacatgTGTATGATTTTCTAgattattttgtttccttatttcTCTTTCTAGAAGATTAGATTTCTATAGAGGTAAGAAGAATGTAATTAccatgaataaaaataataaaatcattctctTTTTCAATTAATAGATTTCTTGtattcaaagaaaattaaaatgatgttCCTTCCCTCATCCAGTCACCTCAGTCGTAGCaagaaacactttctttttttccccCAGTCCCCACTTTTACTTTTACAGGATGAAAGGAAAACAGTGGGTCAATTTGTAGAATACAAACAACACACAATTATAAAAGATGgctagtagaaaaaaaaatgagggaCCTTCTGTTAACAGTGAACAACATAGTCAAAGCATAATTCATGAACTCCATGTTTGTCTATAAAGAATTCAAAGAAGAGAAATTGTGACTGTAAAATGTATTGTAATGTTGATGGTGATTATAGACTTACAACACTCAAGTATATATACAACCTGATAGCTTGATTTGTAAGCTAGTCAGTTAAGATTTGTTCTATAATAAGACTCCAACTGTCCCAATAAAAGAACAGCTGGCTGACTCAGTTTTAACATACTATTTAATAAAGTGAATCTGATACCCAAAAAACTTAACATTAAGTATACAATCAATCTTGTACTAACTATTTATCCCTCTCAAAATTACATCCATGAGTTATAACCCatatatatctataattttCATCCTCACAAACCAATAAACAGTTTTACAAATTTCTGTTTCCTTGGATTCATGAACTTGCTAAATCATGAACAAGTTGATTGGCTGCTGAGAAACAGAATAAGGTAACTGTAAGAATtgatagagagaaaaaaaaaaggtatgtTTCTAACCTCTAGTCTTCTTAATGCAAGATGCCAAGAAGTCCAAATCTGTTGAAAAATTAAATGCTTGATTCCAATCAGCATCcctgaaaaaataaaatcccGTCTCACAATCAAATTTAAATGTACCTTAGACGAttcaacttcttttctttgaaattttacATGGAACTAAATCTGGGAGCTACAGCCCATAGACATTCACTATTGATGCCGCCAACTAaattcctctctctctctttaccaagaaaaaaaatgtaaggaATTAAAGAGAATAACTTCTCATGATTAGTTTCAACATCTTCAACATCAACTGTATTTCTCACTAACATGCCCATCACATCAAATAAACACAATGAAACGATTGCTCTAGCAAACCAACTCATTctatacaaaaaaaaacactgatTCAAACCATCACAACAATGCCAGCAATCACTATGCAAACAGAGACTGATCTATCCGTTCATCTGGTAATAAAACTGTGTATTGTCTATTCATCCCACGCCAGCACACCATGTTGCAAAAGTAATCACATAGATGGGAAAAAATGctatagtataataaaaaattattaaaagcgAGAAACTCACGGATCTTTGACACAGAAAGTGGACTCCCTGCTAATTTCCTGGCTGATGATTGATGTCAAATTGGAGATTTGACTGTACACAAGCTGAGTGACGAGGGGAAGAACGGCAGGGCTATCAATTTGGTCATAGTCATTCATTTGTTGGCACTGCAACTGCGTCATCCAGAGGAACAAGCTGAAAAGCACAATGGACACCCACAAATGCTTTGAATTGGTGCTCCACCTACACATTTTGGAGTGACCACAAAGGTTGAAAATGAATAGAACAGATGCTTTTGGCACTCTACAGCAAAAGGGTTTTGAGCTTCTACTTCAAGGAATGCCATGCCATGATGGGAACATAGCAATCGAAAAGAGAGATTTAGAAAGAAGTGATGTTGTAATGGTGGGTCCCGCCAAAGGGACAGTCGTGACACCACGTTCGAACGAGGACATGTATAAATCTTTTTAATACATTAAGAAGACAAGTATTATAGTGTACAAAAAAGAAAGACATTCCGCTAATTTAGCCTCCAGTTTTGGTTAAAATGTCAGATTTTCAAACCAGAAGGAATCTACTCTTAAGGAATCTCAATGTCTACTTATAAGCGAACCAGTAAGACTAAACatgtttaaaatcaaataagttaattatataaagaaaaccATAGGAAAGTCATATTTACAGagcttatattaaaataatattatttttattaatgcaCACTAAAGATACTCTTGTTTCACTTGATTGAAATTTAGCCACCTCATCATTCTTAAACAGCACATATCATAATTTTACAAACTTTccttcaaaaataatttattatgaatgtCTCCCATTAGTACTAAATgaattttaacacattttatGGCTTTTCTTTATCCCCAGGAAAACTTTTGTTATCCCCAATAATTTACATTCTACAGCTATCATTTTATGCCATGGCGCTGGATTGATTTTAACATACATGATTATACTGCAAAGTtttggaaattaagtgaaacgAAATACCTTATCATACAAATTATctcgtgtgtgtgtgtgtgtgtatatatatatatatatatatatatatatatatatatat from the Vigna angularis cultivar LongXiaoDou No.4 chromosome 3, ASM1680809v1, whole genome shotgun sequence genome contains:
- the LOC108325991 gene encoding ABC transporter G family member 24 isoform X2 gives rise to the protein MSWFARAIVSLCLFDVMGMLVRNTVDVEDVETNHEKLFSLIPYIFFLGKERERNLVGGINSECLWAVAPRFSSMDADWNQAFNFSTDLDFLASCIKKTRGDIAKRLCTAAEVKFLLDSLLAKSLSANYLKPNKNCNLTSWVSGCEPGWACSDLSSQKVDLKNSKEIPARTSNCQPCCEGFFCPHGITCMIPCPLGSYCPLAKLNKTTGVCEPYLYQLPPMQPNHTCGGANVWADVSSSSDIFCSAGSYCPTTTKRISCSSGHYCRMGSTSEKRCFKLSSCNSNTATQNMRAYGIMLIAALSTLLLIIYNCSDQVLTTRERRVAKSREAAARSARKTANARQRWQFAKDATKKGAVGLQAQLSRTFKKDAANLEKFKILKQANSEADVELLSHPRPKTSSMVASSSVATNKKGKEPSGLMQMIHEIENDPDIDDIENDPDTEIETRGKSVTANVSKGKQPHTHSQIFKYAYSQLEKEKAQQKENKKLTFSGVIKMATNTERRKRPLIEISFKDLTLTLKAQNKHILRYVTGKIKPGRITAVMGPSGAGKTTFLSALAGKALGCSVTGSILINGRNESIHSFKKITGFVPQDDIVHGNLTVEENLWFSAQCRLSVDLSKPEKVLVVERVIEFLGLQSVRNSLVGTVEKRGISGGQRKRVNVGLEMVMEPSLLILDEPTSGLDSASSQLLLRALRREALEGVNICMVVHQPSYALYKMFDDLILLGKGGLTVYHGSAKKVEEYFLGLGINIPERINPPDYFIDILEGLTTPGGSSGLSYKDLPVRWMLHNGYPIPLDMRQNAVQYDMSHSVNSANEIDPHGSGHADKTFAGELWQDMRNNVELRGEKIRHNFFKSKDLSDRKTPGVFKQYKYFLIRVGKQRLREARMQAIDYLILLLAGACLGSLTKGSEQTFGAAGYTYTVIAVSLLCKIAALRSFSSEKLHYWRESDSGMSSLAYFLSKDTLDHFNTVIKPVVYLSMFYFFTNPRSTFADNYIVLLCLVYCVTGIAYALSIFFEPGAAQLWSVLLPVVLTLVATQRKDTKILKDIANLCYSKWALQALVVSNAERYQGVWLITRCGSLLKSGYNLHDWSLCISILILMGVIGRAIAFFCMVTFRKK
- the LOC108325991 gene encoding ABC transporter G family member 24 isoform X1 translates to MCRWSTNSKHLWVSIVLFSLFLWMTQLQCQQMNDYDQIDSPAVLPLVTQLVYSQISNLTSIISQEISRESTFCVKDPDADWNQAFNFSTDLDFLASCIKKTRGDIAKRLCTAAEVKFLLDSLLAKSLSANYLKPNKNCNLTSWVSGCEPGWACSDLSSQKVDLKNSKEIPARTSNCQPCCEGFFCPHGITCMIPCPLGSYCPLAKLNKTTGVCEPYLYQLPPMQPNHTCGGANVWADVSSSSDIFCSAGSYCPTTTKRISCSSGHYCRMGSTSEKRCFKLSSCNSNTATQNMRAYGIMLIAALSTLLLIIYNCSDQVLTTRERRVAKSREAAARSARKTANARQRWQFAKDATKKGAVGLQAQLSRTFKKDAANLEKFKILKQANSEADVELLSHPRPKTSSMVASSSVATNKKGKEPSGLMQMIHEIENDPDIDDIENDPDTEIETRGKSVTANVSKGKQPHTHSQIFKYAYSQLEKEKAQQKENKKLTFSGVIKMATNTERRKRPLIEISFKDLTLTLKAQNKHILRYVTGKIKPGRITAVMGPSGAGKTTFLSALAGKALGCSVTGSILINGRNESIHSFKKITGFVPQDDIVHGNLTVEENLWFSAQCRLSVDLSKPEKVLVVERVIEFLGLQSVRNSLVGTVEKRGISGGQRKRVNVGLEMVMEPSLLILDEPTSGLDSASSQLLLRALRREALEGVNICMVVHQPSYALYKMFDDLILLGKGGLTVYHGSAKKVEEYFLGLGINIPERINPPDYFIDILEGLTTPGGSSGLSYKDLPVRWMLHNGYPIPLDMRQNAVQYDMSHSVNSANEIDPHGSGHADKTFAGELWQDMRNNVELRGEKIRHNFFKSKDLSDRKTPGVFKQYKYFLIRVGKQRLREARMQAIDYLILLLAGACLGSLTKGSEQTFGAAGYTYTVIAVSLLCKIAALRSFSSEKLHYWRESDSGMSSLAYFLSKDTLDHFNTVIKPVVYLSMFYFFTNPRSTFADNYIVLLCLVYCVTGIAYALSIFFEPGAAQLWSVLLPVVLTLVATQRKDTKILKDIANLCYSKWALQALVVSNAERYQGVWLITRCGSLLKSGYNLHDWSLCISILILMGVIGRAIAFFCMVTFRKK
- the LOC108325991 gene encoding ABC transporter G family member 28 isoform X4, producing MHDTYLYQLPPMQPNHTCGGANVWADVSSSSDIFCSAGSYCPTTTKRISCSSGHYCRMGSTSEKRCFKLSSCNSNTATQNMRAYGIMLIAALSTLLLIIYNCSDQVLTTRERRVAKSREAAARSARKTANARQRWQFAKDATKKGAVGLQAQLSRTFKKDAANLEKFKILKQANSEADVELLSHPRPKTSSMVASSSVATNKKGKEPSGLMQMIHEIENDPDIDDIENDPDTEIETRGKSVTANVSKGKQPHTHSQIFKYAYSQLEKEKAQQKENKKLTFSGVIKMATNTERRKRPLIEISFKDLTLTLKAQNKHILRYVTGKIKPGRITAVMGPSGAGKTTFLSALAGKALGCSVTGSILINGRNESIHSFKKITGFVPQDDIVHGNLTVEENLWFSAQCRLSVDLSKPEKVLVVERVIEFLGLQSVRNSLVGTVEKRGISGGQRKRVNVGLEMVMEPSLLILDEPTSGLDSASSQLLLRALRREALEGVNICMVVHQPSYALYKMFDDLILLGKGGLTVYHGSAKKVEEYFLGLGINIPERINPPDYFIDILEGLTTPGGSSGLSYKDLPVRWMLHNGYPIPLDMRQNAVQYDMSHSVNSANEIDPHGSGHADKTFAGELWQDMRNNVELRGEKIRHNFFKSKDLSDRKTPGVFKQYKYFLIRVGKQRLREARMQAIDYLILLLAGACLGSLTKGSEQTFGAAGYTYTVIAVSLLCKIAALRSFSSEKLHYWRESDSGMSSLAYFLSKDTLDHFNTVIKPVVYLSMFYFFTNPRSTFADNYIVLLCLVYCVTGIAYALSIFFEPGAAQLWSVLLPVVLTLVATQRKDTKILKDIANLCYSKWALQALVVSNAERYQGVWLITRCGSLLKSGYNLHDWSLCISILILMGVIGRAIAFFCMVTFRKK
- the LOC108325991 gene encoding ABC transporter G family member 24 isoform X3; this encodes MCRWSTNSKHLWVSIVLFSLFLWMTQLQCQQMNDYDQIDSPAVLPLVTQLVYSQISNLTSIISQEISRESTFCVKDPDADWNQAFNFSTDLDFLASCIKKTRGDIAKRLCTAAEVKFLLDSLLAKSLSANYLKPNKNCNLTSWVSGCEPGWACSDLSSQKVDLKNSKEIPARTSNCQPCCEGFFCPHGITCMIPCPLGSYCPLAKLNKTTGVCEPYLYQLPPMQPNHTCGGANVWADVSSSSDIFCSAGSYCPTTTKRISCSSGHYCRMGSTSEKRCFKLSSCNSNTATQNMRAYGIMLIAALSTLLLIIYNCSDQVLTTRERRVAKSREAAARSARKTANARQRWQFAKDATKKGAVGLQAQLSRTFKKDAANLEKFKILKQANSEADVELLSHPRPKTSSMVASSSVATNKKGKEPSGLMQMIHEIENDPDIDDIENDPDTEIETRGKSVTANVSKGKQPHTHSQIFKYAYSQLEKEKAQQKENKKLTFSGVIKMATNTERRKRPLIEISFKDLTLTLKAQNKHILRYVTGKIKPGRITAVMGPSGAGKTTFLSALAGKALGCSVTGSILINGRNESIHSFKKITGFVPQDDIVHGNLTVEENLWFSAQCRLSVDLSKPEKVLVVERVIEFLGLQSVRNSLVGTVEKRGISGGQRKRVNVGLEMVMEPSLLILDEPTSGLDSASSQLLLRALRREALEGVNICMVVHQPSYALYKMFDDLILLGKGGLTVYHGSAKKVEEYFLGLGINIPERINPPDYFIDILEGLTTPGGSSGLSYKDLPVRWMLHNGYPIPLDMRQNAVQYDMSHSVNSANEIDPHGSGHADKTFAGELWQDMRNNVELRGEKIRHNFFKSKDLSDRKTPGVFKQYKYFLIRVGKQRLREARMQAIDYLILLLAGACLGSLTKGSEQTFGAAGYTYTVIALFCAK